In a single window of the Ancylobacter polymorphus genome:
- the hslV gene encoding ATP-dependent protease subunit HslV yields MTHSPDTIYGTTIVSVRADGRVAIGGDGQVTLGNTVMKSNARKVRRLGKGDVIGGFAGATADAFTLFERLEAKLEQYPGQLQRACVELAKDWRTDRYLRRLEAMMIVADANVTLVLTGTGDVLEPENGIAAIGSGGGFALAAARALADSGKDAETIVRKSLAIAADICIYTNHNVVVETIG; encoded by the coding sequence ATGACCCATTCCCCCGACACGATCTACGGCACCACCATCGTCTCCGTCCGCGCCGACGGGCGCGTCGCCATTGGCGGCGACGGGCAGGTGACGCTCGGCAACACGGTGATGAAGTCGAACGCGCGCAAGGTGCGCCGGCTGGGCAAGGGCGACGTGATTGGCGGCTTCGCCGGCGCCACGGCGGACGCCTTCACCCTATTCGAGCGGCTGGAAGCCAAGCTGGAACAGTATCCCGGCCAGCTGCAGCGCGCCTGTGTCGAGCTCGCCAAGGACTGGCGCACCGACCGCTATCTGCGCCGGCTGGAGGCGATGATGATCGTCGCCGACGCCAACGTCACGCTGGTGCTCACCGGCACCGGCGACGTGCTGGAGCCGGAAAACGGCATCGCCGCCATCGGCTCGGGCGGCGGCTTCGCGCTGGCAGCGGCCCGCGCGCTCGCCGACAGTGGCAAGGACGCCGAGACTATCGTCCGCAAGAGCCTCGCCATCGCCGCCGATATCTGCATCTACACCAACCATAATGTGGTGGTGGAGACGATCGGGTGA
- the hisB gene encoding imidazoleglycerol-phosphate dehydratase HisB: MRTASITRATKETQIRLSVDLDGTGKAMVATGVGFFDHMLDLLARHSRIDMEIEAKGDLHIDFHHTVEDVGIALGQAVKAALGDMRGVTRYASLHLPMDETLTRVALDISGRPFLVFRTEFAVAKIGEFDTELVREFFQAFAINAGLTLHVETLYGANAHHIAESCFKGLARALRAAVAIDPAAAGEIPSTKGSLGG, from the coding sequence ATGCGCACGGCCAGCATCACCCGCGCCACCAAGGAAACGCAGATCCGCCTCTCCGTCGATCTCGACGGCACGGGGAAGGCGATGGTCGCGACCGGGGTGGGCTTTTTCGACCACATGCTGGACCTTCTGGCCCGCCATTCGCGCATCGACATGGAGATCGAGGCGAAGGGCGACCTGCACATCGACTTCCACCACACGGTGGAGGATGTCGGCATCGCGCTCGGCCAGGCGGTGAAGGCGGCGCTGGGCGACATGCGCGGCGTCACCCGCTATGCCAGCCTTCACCTGCCGATGGACGAGACGCTGACCCGCGTCGCGCTCGACATTTCCGGCCGGCCGTTCTTGGTATTCCGCACCGAGTTCGCGGTGGCGAAGATCGGGGAGTTCGACACCGAGCTGGTGCGCGAATTCTTCCAGGCCTTCGCCATCAATGCCGGGCTGACCCTGCATGTGGAGACTCTCTATGGCGCCAACGCGCACCATATAGCGGAGAGCTGCTTCAAGGGTCTGGCCCGCGCGCTGCGCGCGGCGGTGGCCATTGATCCGGCGGCGGCGGGGGAAATCCCCTCCACCAAGGGCAGCCTTGGCGGCTGA